GCGACGGCCCCCCTAAGCCGTCGCCACTCCAACGGCGCTTTGCAAGGAGCGATCAACGGTGAGAAAAGTATCGATTTTGCTCATGGTGCTCGTCGCGAGCATCGCACTGACGGTAGTCGCCTGCACGAAATCGGACAACTCATCCTCGGGCTCGAATTCAGCCGCTAACACGGCGGCGACCACCGCCGCGACCGCCGCAGCCGCCGTCGCGACCGCCGCGGCCAACGCGGGCAACATGGCCAACAACGCCGCCAACTCGATGTCGAACGCCGCGCATAGCGCGGGTAACACGATGTCCAACGCGGCCGGCGGGATGAAGCACGTGGTCGCAGCGGTCACGTTGCCGATCCCGCTCTCGAAGCTTCCATCGGCGACGGTCGGCGCCGGTAACGTCGCCGCGGGCGCCAAGGTCTTCTCCGCTAACTGCGAGAGCTGCCACGGCGCGGGCGGCAAGAACGGCACGGTCGGACCGAGCCTGGCCGGCATCGGCATCAAAGCAGGTCAAGTCGCCTACATGGTGCAGAATCCGACCGGCGTCGACA
This genomic interval from Candidatus Eremiobacteraceae bacterium contains the following:
- a CDS encoding cytochrome c, whose amino-acid sequence is MRKVSILLMVLVASIALTVVACTKSDNSSSGSNSAANTAATTAATAAAAVATAAANAGNMANNAANSMSNAAHSAGNTMSNAAGGMKHVVAAVTLPIPLSKLPSATVGAGNVAAGAKVFSANCESCHGAGGKNGTVGPSLAGIGIKAGQVAYMVQNPTGVDKDSGMPKLPLSATDVANVSAYVASLK